The DNA sequence ggaaattttgaaacgtcacatggcgcttgtgatctTTGgcgggaaggtgacgatataatgttatattcataaaattttaaaaacttttcgaGTCAGTTTCGCAACCTAGAAATCCACCTTACATTGCCCCCCTATATGACAtctttttcacaaatttttaaacattttcgagtcaattttgcaaccaagGAACGGCGTAGGTTCTTTTGTCCGGGAAACTACGAATTTCGACCCGTAtttcattacaaaaaatttcGCTTCGACGTAAGTACTAACTGTTGCGGTTCGGAGCGAGCGTTTACCTACGTCGCGACGCTGGAGGGTTATCGATGCGGGTCAAATTTCTCGCCAACGCCAGCCTTTTCGCGTGTCCGATTCTGAGGCGCATCGCTCCTCGGGTCTCGTCGTGGGATCAGAAAATCCCTCTACCCGCTTTTCCGGATCCACGATGATGGttctctgtctctctctctcccccccccccccctcttccgcTTGCGACACGGCACGACTGTCGCGCGCCAATCAGCGCTGccgtttttccggaaaattcgtctGTTTTGCCATCATATCAGACGTCTGACAGAATGGAAATTAGCCGAGTTTTACGTGTGCAACTACGGCGTTGATTCATACAGTGCATATCAGGGGTGCAAGGACTATTAGGGTGGAGGAAAATccggaaaagtcagagaaattaaaaaaaaaaaaaaaacagaaaaaaatgtttgtatgAATTAGCGGGAATtgtgaaatcaaaattttttatcgTATTAGTCAGTGTTATTTTTTATCgtctacattttttgaaatgtgGAAGGAAAGTTACAAAATTCCGACGAATGAAGCCACAATTTCTGGCACGAAGTGAGCTGGGGAAATTATGAAGGTACTTTTTTCTCACGTTGGCAGAGGTTTTTTGGGAGAAATTTATGGAATATTTAGACGTTTGTGGCTGTGAgtttttctattaatttttttagaattgtcaagtttaaagttttttctttttttaagtaagGAATTTTGGTACACTCCATCAAGGATTCAATTCAGGGATTTCAGTGGAAAGTCAAAAATATTCGCACGTGCATTcggtgattatttttcttccctccTACTTTTTAGAGGGAATTTAACTTTTTCTCATAACGTCCAAAATTGTTTCGGTAAAGCGAAGGGAAGCTAGGAAAACGCGAGTAAATTTTGTAATCGGGCCCAATCCGCAACCCCGCGTCCGTTCAAATTCTCACCATTGAGCAAACTTTGCTCCCGCCGAATCATCAAAATTGAGTTGTGCGTCCGTTTTCTGCGCACAAATTCACGGCTCACATGCCGCGGCCACTCGCATTGGCCCGTGTTTACGTTTTCGCGCTATGTGAGCCGAGGATCACGAACCTCCATTGGCTGGATCCGCCGCCCCTCTTCATTCTTGATCCGAGTTTCGTTATCGCggcgaaattttttttatcttgtccTCGACACGCTACTTTGTAAGAGTATCTCCTTGAGTCGGCTTTTTTTCTCCATCGGACCATTCCTCTCGTCGTTTCCCTCGATTTTCTGCCACGTGCGCTGCTTTCGTCGCCGTCGTAGCGGGCGCCGCGGTGTTTTTTCACGCTTTTCCGTGTTAAATTCACCctttttcgtgtttttctatGTTTGTGTGTGTGTCACGCAAGTGCGGCACCCCCAAATTTCCTTGAGcctgtgaaatttttcgtaTCAAATGTCGGTTGGTTCAAGCGCCTGTTTTGACAGTGAATTGTGCCATCGCGATCTTTCCGCGGATCCGAAAATCGTTGCCGATCTCGGTGAGGAAAACTGGAtactttaaagtttctaaaatcTTAAAGTCTATAGAAGCCATCAGGTCGCGGGctgtatcagtggcgtggcgtgctttgcgatatatcgattgatctaccatttagacctatggaaaaggatcgattattagggtgttcgcagcgaacatccgAATAATCGATTTGttaccacagctcaaatggggaaatatcgataatcgatcattcacgcctcgccactgggctGTATCTGTAATCTTCGTAATCAATCCACGGAAAGAGGGGAGGGAACAGTGGCGGTTGCCTGACAGGgaatatgaaaaatgaatatgaATTTCCCGTCTCTCTCTcctttattttagaaaaaaggaagaaaaatacaaaggaaGAGGTGACAAAGTAGCCTCCCAATGAAATTGGGGGTGCTGAAAATACTTAAACGCACAAGCACCGACTAGGAAGGGGCGGGGGAAATTTCGTAAGGAAGATCCCTTTTTTGtccaaacaatttaaaaaaggaaacccAGTGTAGTgcgatgatttttttcacatttttttgggtCTAAGAGTATTTGTTACCCTCTTGCGGagtgaggaaatttttaaagatagGAAATTTGAAGTGGCCACAAAAATAATACTGCTATCGAAAAAAGACGCGACGAAAATCGTGATCTCTTATAACTTACATTATTAATctgttctgaaattttttaattgaatctgctcgaaattttactgaaagatattctatttttcaaaatctacccAGAATCTCTCCCTTTTCCGGAGAAGAATGACTCTTTAACCACCTGTGCTTAATGACGACGGATAAACAAAACTTGGTCGTCTTTTTCTTCGTTAATATCACACTTAATGATATTATCGAATGCGGCAGCGTACAAGGAGTATCGCCTATTGTTTATCCTGAACTTGGTCTTGCTAATGTTGACTTTTTTACGAATCCCAAAGCTTGTATTATACTCATTTGTTGGTATTTTTGTCTGTTCCAGATTGAAATTGTACAAAACGGATCCCAAAAAGAATGGCACCTGTCCAATCAAGACAATTGTTGATGTGGAGCTTTCCCACTGCAGTCGTTCTCTTCAGTTATCTATACtacaagagaaaaaaagcttTTTTAAGTTCTGACACTGGTGGAAAATCTATAGCTTCCAGCCAGGTTAATGCTGATAACGAGTGTTTAGTTGACTCCACATCGCTTAAAGAAACTCTCGAATCCAGTATTCACAACGATAGCTTCGATAGCTCTGTCATAAGTCCCTTGAAAGAAGCAGAAGACGTTAAAGCTGTAATACAGAAAGTGATCCGTGACCTAGAGACTATCGCTCCCATCCCTGAAAACTCCCCCATTGAAGAAATTGTCGAAGAAGTCCTTCAAATAACTGACACGTCAAATATCGAACTCGAAGAAGAAGCCCAGTGTGAAGTTAGTTCCAGTGACAACTCCAGTCAGGTTATCTCTTGTAAAAACAGTAGTTCTAAATTGAAAAACTCATCTGATAGCAAACTCTGTGATCAGTCCCTAAATAAGACTCCCTTCAACGGCGAATGGGGTGCATCGGATGATGAAATCATCCCTGATTCAACGACTAAAAACAATGGTGAATTAATCACATCgaattcttgtaaaaagtgcAAAGACGATTCCGACTACGTTAAGCTAGGGGACACATCGGGCAAGAGcggtaaaaagaagaagaagaagaagaatcaagTGGTGGATATCAGTATGTTTTTCAGTGACAACGAAAGGAGACATAGGTACAGATCGGACAGCATGAATTGGCGAAAGAGGGATAGTCGGGAACCTAGGAGGAATAACTATAGAGGAAAGAATGATTATGAATGTGATACACAAGAAAAGCTGCTACATCAAAAGTTGGAGAAGCTCACGATGGATGAAAGGACTCCTTCCAAATTCAATCAAACCTCCTTGAGAGACTCCGCAAATCACAGTCCTGCAGAAGCTATGATGCTAGCAAGTCCCACCCTTAGCCATTGCTCAGATAATCATAGCgaggtaattatttttttgtaccATGTTTGTATAGTATTATCAATACTATCATACTATCCTAACTTACATTCAAGAAATATTTCCGAGCTTCTCTCCTTCTAGGAATGTTGAGGAAAGTTTCATCCAGAAAAATGGAAATCTACAAGTCCTGCACAATTGAAAATGTAAGAGATGCATCTGCATATTTTATTGTGCTTGAATCAAACACATAAAATGTATGTTGCACGAAGCTGGTTTTATAAAAAtgttcttttcatttaaaaaaaaaggcccCCTTGTCGGAAGAAAAGGAGTGAGAAGTTGTCAATTAAGATTAGTGACCATGCCCGCTCCTCTTGAAAGAAGTTATATGCAGACAAGTCTCAAATTTGACCCTAACTCTTTAAggtagattttattttttcctctttcagtCGCTTGTAATTGAAGTAGTTTTTTGATTTGCAGCATTAATGGTTCGTCCAATTGTGTTGATCATTGATCGAGATATAATTTTTGATGTTGTTTCTATTCTTTTCAGGGAGGATCTAGTGACAGTGGTAAAGGTTGCAGTGAAACGGCTACGCCTGCTGGTGGCAGCTCCCTAGCAGGAGATCACCAGCCCATAGTATATGAATTTATTGTACCACAAGTTATCACCGGCCGCCTTATTGGCCTCAAAGGACACAATTTACATGAACTTAAAGCTAAATCAAATACAAACATTTACGTCAGAATGCATCCTGAATCAATGGATCTAAGAATATGTGCCATTGAAGGTAAATAATGAGTATcctaagaatttttttcctagAGTTTACTCGCATTGTCTCAGTGcactgaaaaacatttttttttttttttttttgaggtattattcttgttttttaacatgtcgtttcttgtcgacaaattCTGGTTTATCTTAGTCATTTTGTGCGCATTTAACCtgaagctatttttttttttttttttttttttagtgaaagaaGCATTGTTTTGCTATCAAACTTAAACCTAGAGATTACAAAACAACccttcaaaactaaaaaaagtgATATTGAGTTTAATCCATACAGATTTAACTTAATTAACCAAATTTTGTTGATacaaaacgacgctttaagtgaaaaaaatatatcaataataatttttttcagtgtgtatttTCATTCATCAAGGTAGTAATTAAAAGAACTTAGGAAAATTTCCTCTCTGCCTTGACTAGAATCTTGAATAgtaataatttttaatctcaAAGATGAAAGCGTTTAATCGGAGGCATAGATTTTGCACTAGCCAGGCAATTTTCTAGAAAAGCCTTGAAAGCTCAGAATTCCTCTAAATTAGCGTAGTGATCCCCTTCTTACTAATACTATCAACAAGGGATTATAGAACCCCACCCTCCGAACAGCAGCTAATTTCCCTTCCTCCCATGTAATCAAGCCTCGTAATCAATCGATTACGATTTCGTGGAGCACTTGTATGGAATCCTGAGTTCAGTACTCTGCATGTCATTTTTGTGTGTTGAATGGCAGAAGAACCGTTTAAATTGAAATCTGAGAACCAGCCTCAACAGTTTATCCATGGCaggtatttttcttgttttgttttccttgttttctctCCCCTCTTCTTGTTGATAGTAAATTGCATTCATCTTAAttcaaattgttatttttttctttcgtttcagGAGTACCAAGTGATGTTGACTGTGCTTTAGCTCTAATTCGTAAAAAGTTCCCTCTATCCCAAAATCCAGGTTTAACGTTAGAAAGGATATCTCCCAATGATTTTAATTTACAAATCAAACCAGACTATTTTCAGGTATGTATTTTCTCCTTAAGTAATTACGTTTCACATTTTTCCCACCGTAAGTTGAGAATTTGCAAAATACTCTAAGCCTTATTGCAGTCTATTTTTCAGTTGTTATTGATTCTTTGCTATGAGCTCagttctccaaaattttagaaaatttcttaTAGGGATTCATTCTAGTTGCTATGATAATGATAAGCATATTCAATTTTCATCCACTGTCTTGAACAGTCTGATTAATTTGCACTTTTGCCCGGACTGTTTGTCGTAATAAAATGCTTTTgtgttttcttttaatactGTAAAATCAAGTGCAATGAAACCGCTTATcgtaattttcttgttttttttttccagttacaTTTAGTTGAAAACATGAATAATGATGTCGTAGTGAGTAGTTTGATTTCTGCCGGTTACATGTTTCTGCAACAACCAACCCATCCAACATATCAACAGTTAAGTCGACTGAACTTCACAATGAACGCCAACTACTGCTCACCAGATGCGCCTGTCATGACAGAGCCTCAGCTAAGTAAGTTCACTTGCTCTGCTCACTAACACATTCACTGCCAGGTCAGTCATAGTGGCTATTGATCACTATGACTGCCCTGGTTGTGTCGGCCGGCACAACCAGGTTTTTGTTGGTCGCACCAAGCCAAAATAATCACAATGATGTGTGTTTTGCGCTGTGCACCTTCATCATGCTGCCACGAAGGGAAAGGCGATGTCTGCGGGTCCTCCACAAAATTATTCTGAAGTATAAGTTGTGTGTGCAGTTTACTGCTGCAACATTTGGCAGGAGCTTTCGTATATAGCGTTTGCATTTTGCCATATTTTGCGTGTTTTTCTGGCCGAACaggaaaaataatgcaaaaacacGTTGGCAGTGAATGTGTTAATCTTATGGGAAGCCAGTCGCTGAAGTGTAAGTCTCCATTTATGAAGATTAAATAATCACTGTAATTTTCTCTACATGAGAAGGAATTATGCAACATGAAACGAAAATAGGCTTATTCTGGTCAAACTTCTATATTGATTTTTCCAATTGTGCTCCCCACGCTTTTCTATACTTAATTTGTGCGTACTTCACTCCTGATTTTTTGCCTGAAAGCCACCCATCcggaaaaaataagtaaacaaaAACATCCATAAATTGGCAAAAAGTGgaaatcattttcaaaatcaaggaATAAAGTTGCCCCTCAATTTGCGTTGATTAGTTGAGTTagataaattttgttttatctctcACTGAGTACCTAGAAATTTAATGGTCTGTATCATGAAGAAGAAACTATGGAAGTCTCGTTATCcgtcgtttttatttttctttcagatgCAGTTGTAGCAGCTCCAGCAATGGGCGGATGGTACAGAGCTCAGATAGTGGAAATCATCGAAAATAATCAGTGTCAAGTTAGATTCTTAGACTACGGAGGTTACTCAACACTGGACTGTTCTATGCTGAGGAAGATCCGTGCTGATTTCTTATGTTTACCATTCCAGGCCATCGAGTGTGCACTTGCGAACGTAGTGCCTGCAGGTACGTGCAACCACTCCTCAAGTCTGAAGTTTCAGGTTATCAGTGATCACCAAATGTATTGAGTACTAAAGAATTTAGAAGAGAAGAATGTGTTTCAAGGAATGAGGACATTCGCATAGATTCAGAATTTGTCCATTTAAATTGCTCCCAAAATTTAAATACTGAGGATTCATACATAGATGATTTTCCAATTCTAGTTCTTATCCTAGGTTATGAGGTTTTCTCCAACCCCAAAATAGTAAATCAAACGGTGAAACcacaaaaacacgtatctcccTCAAGGTGTGTAAAAGTCTCAATTCCTTCTGTAGCCAGGCAAGAAAACATTTCCGgatatttttgcttaaaatttttttagtttttgagggGGCACAAGACTTTTACCTAAACATTTTTGCAACAACCAAGGATGTAGACGGGGTCATGGGAAATCTACAATGATACCAATCGATGTATGTCGCTCTATACTTTTTCCATCAAGATGAGACCAAACTTTGTTCGATTCCTGTTGAATGCATTCGTTGCTTGGGCGTGTAAGCCTGTTGGAATGTCACAAAAACAGCATGAATAGTTCATCTTTGTTGAAGTAAGCTATCAAGAAAATCTTCCTgaacattttttgtaattttcatggGTCAGGGGAAGATAATTTTCCAATCTACTTCAGGAAATTTGCGAAATGTCTTTCATACTGAAGTAAACCATCATtggtaatttcaaaatgttgtgAGAAACTTGTGCCCTCATGCAAAGCATCAATTTAATTAGCACCTCAATACTGTTTGGTAATTTTCCGTCAGGAATATTccaaattggaccgcgttgaacagaaaggaaccaagccacatcagctgttgccaaaattaactgggcaagtcaattttttacgagagaacgttcgtgcggattcctttgaaaattttaagaaatttgcgtcgtactatggagaaaattcaccgaaatttgcccaaaaatccgctcaaccgttttcatgcaaaaaattaattcgtcctattaaatttggcaatagctgatgtggcttggttcctttctttttaacgcggtccaattaaccCTGCAAAGAAGGATAACTATGAAGAATTAGTAGGACAAGCCATCGAACAAAGCAATGGCAGGCTAAATagtcattaaaataattttatcaaatatCTTTCGGTCTTTGAAGACTAGCTCTCAGGTATTAGTGAAAGTGTTTCTGCCTGTAGCCTCATGTGACagcttgatttttaaatttgtttattgTCCTTTAGGAGGCAGTGAAATTTGGAGTGAGGAAGCTCGTCTGTTCGTCTACGAAATGACTGTAGGACGAGTGCTGCAAGCTCAAATCTATGACTATGCTGTAGAAACAGGAATCCCCCTCGTTTACCTTTACTCGACTTTTGACGATCAGGTATGTTTTCTTTCTCTCCCATAGATTTATGGCAACTCGGTTGATCTCTCAAAATTATTTATATTGCCGGGTTTAATAAGGAACCTTCCTACTTGAATAAAGgacattcaaattttaatattttctgcaTAATGTAATTTTTAAGTTCTTGAAGTAACTTTCTACTGAAAAGAAGTATCTCGAACACTTAATTTTGATTCGGAAGAGATGGAACAGGTTTACGTAACAGAGTTTACCGAAGGACCAATTCAGTATCTGTCTTGTTATTATTCTTGTCTGAAGTTTCTACACCTTTTCACTTGTGTCACAGCACTGCTACTAGTTTTAGTGTCATTGCAGTTATGCGTCTCATCGCAAATTTTTGGCGTAATCTGTCgaatcaaaaaattaaacaactCTGGAGAGTTGATAAGCAAATTTTGCGTTATATTGGATGTCTTGAATTTCCAGTTGAGCTCGTTTTTTACCAGGCTTTAGAGATTTGTGTGGCTGAATTTTTACTGCATTTCTAGTGTATTTGCCGAAGAAAATACATAATTGTTTTTTAGTTTTCGAAAAGGTTCAAGATCGATGATGCTCATAACTACCATAAGCTTTTCACTATTACTATGATTATGCAAGGTCTACTTTTGCAACGGGGGAAACAACTGCAATTcaacgaaaaaaatgaaatttacaggGTGCAAAAATTAGGTGGATTTACGACAAAGGACCCCATACACTCCTTATGGGATTGTGCACTACAAtcgatttccgatttttttattgcattaaattcGTTTTTGGATGCTGATCCAAAGTCATCATTGCGTGTCACTAGGCACCGTTTTCGCACCGTCCGTGGTGGAAGTTTAGATTGTTACTTGTATAAGTGAGGCCAGTGAGCCGATATCTATCCTTTAGCACTTGCTGAAAACGAGGAGAACctggcagtcttatctcggattccgtgCGCCTTTTCGTTTCACtgtccaaatcagattctttctctctcccactcTTTTCCTTATTTATCACCGGCTTgggtttttcttgtcaaaatgcGCTGGTCTCACTCATTCATGCAATCGTCCAGCAGGGACTACATGAAGTACTGCTAAAACGGTGcctcgtagaaagttggcgcaatgatcACTTTCGATCAGCAtccaaaaacaaatttaatgcaatataaaaataagaaaacgaTTGTGGTGCACAATCCCATAAGAAATGTGCTGGGTCCTTAGTCTGaggctctattttttttttgcaggatgAAAGAAAGTTTCACAATCATAGAAAATTGTAATGcctcatgattatttttccaaaaatccaGTTTCACTCCTTCGAAGTTCTAGTGAACAATGGATGTTAGGGCAGCACAGTATTCAGATATATAAATAGAGTTTATTGCAACCTAGCAAGTTGAAGAATTTATGACAACCTAGAAAAGTGAAGGAAGTTTCGGGAATTCATCAGGAAAGgcagggaaaag is a window from the Bemisia tabaci chromosome 5, PGI_BMITA_v3 genome containing:
- the spoon gene encoding uncharacterized protein spoon; the encoded protein is MAPVQSRQLLMWSFPTAVVLFSYLYYKRKKAFLSSDTGGKSIASSQVNADNECLVDSTSLKETLESSIHNDSFDSSVISPLKEAEDVKAVIQKVIRDLETIAPIPENSPIEEIVEEVLQITDTSNIELEEEAQCEVSSSDNSSQVISCKNSSSKLKNSSDSKLCDQSLNKTPFNGEWGASDDEIIPDSTTKNNGELITSNSCKKCKDDSDYVKLGDTSGKSGKKKKKKKNQVVDISMFFSDNERRHRYRSDSMNWRKRDSREPRRNNYRGKNDYECDTQEKLLHQKLEKLTMDERTPSKFNQTSLRDSANHSPAEAMMLASPTLSHCSDNHSEGGSSDSGKGCSETATPAGGSSLAGDHQPIVYEFIVPQVITGRLIGLKGHNLHELKAKSNTNIYVRMHPESMDLRICAIEGVPSDVDCALALIRKKFPLSQNPGLTLERISPNDFNLQIKPDYFQLHLVENMNNDVVVSSLISAGYMFLQQPTHPTYQQLSRLNFTMNANYCSPDAPVMTEPQLNAVVAAPAMGGWYRAQIVEIIENNQCQVRFLDYGGYSTLDCSMLRKIRADFLCLPFQAIECALANVVPAGGSEIWSEEARLFVYEMTVGRVLQAQIYDYAVETGIPLVYLYSTFDDQVILINEELVKRGFAELPPAIVPQECLEVVNEIVPETDGEIQLEESVENEDAEKADSGIANESGEVAQPEEDSVPETESLKTDDITCDETQTTLKADETSSTEEETVKEE